In Oryza sativa Japonica Group chromosome 2, ASM3414082v1, the following are encoded in one genomic region:
- the LOC107276196 gene encoding putative laccase-9 — protein sequence MGTAKLPALLWLLAGVVLALAVNPAHGAKTRHYDFFITETNYTRLCHEKSILTVNGQFPGPTIYARKGDLVIVNVHNNGNKNITIHWHGVDQPRNPWSDGPEFITQCPIRPGGNFTYQVILSEEEGTLWWHAHSDFDRATVHGAIVIHPKRGTTFPFKKPDKEIPVILGEWWNDDIEHVLDKAQLLGGDVDPSNANTINAQPGDMFPCSRDDTFKVAVQQGNTYLLRIINAGLTNDMFFAIAGHRLTVVGIDARYTKPLTVDYIMIAPGQTMDVLLEAKRTLGSNSRYYMAARTFITLPLDTIPFNNSTATAIVEYTDSVTARPVGPPEFPVQLPAIKDENAAMAFVTQLRSLGNQEHPVHVPTHVDEHMLIDIDINVLPCDPTNMAEKCKEGPQGNRFAASLNNVSFQSPAIDVLDAYYYSSGHGVYEEDFPNKPTAFVDPPVNNGSGPLMTKRGTKVKVLEYGTVVEVVFHDLSSENHPMHLHGFAFYVVGRGNGTFDESRDPATYNLVDPPFQNTVSVPRSGWAAIRFRADNPGVWFMHCHFDRHVVWGMDTVFIVKDGKTPQAQMLPRPPNMPQC from the exons ATGGGAACAGCCAAGTTACCTGCATTGCTTTGGTTACTAGCAGGCGTGGTGTTAGCACTTGCAGTTAACCCCGCTCATGGCGCCAAGACTCGCCACTACGATTTCTTC ATTACGGAGACCAACTACACGAGGCTCTGCCACGAGAAGAGCATCCTCACCGTGAACGGGCAGTTCCCCGGCCCGACCATCTACGCGCGCAAGGGCGACCTCGTCATCGTCAACGTCCACAACAACGGGAACAAAAACATCACCATCCACTG GCACGGCGTGGACCAGCCACGGAACCCGTGGTCGGACGGGCCGGAGTTCATCACGCAGTGCCCGATCCGGCCGGGCGGCAACTTCACCTACCAGGTGATCCTGTCCGAGGAGGAGGGCACACTGTGGTGGCACGCGCACAGTGACTTCGACCGCGCCACCGTCCACGGCGCCATCGTCATCCACCCCAAGCGCGGCACCACCTTCCCCTTCAAGAAGCCAGACAAGGAGATACCCGTCATCCTTG GTGAGTGGTGGAATGACGACATAGAGCACGTGCTCGACAAGGCGCAGCTCCTCGGCGGAGACGTGGATCCGTCCAACGCCAACACCATCAACGCCCAGCCTGGGGACATGTTCCCCTGCTCCAGGGACGACACGTTCAAAGTGGCCGTGCAGCAGGGCAACACGTACCTGCTTAGGATCATCAACGCTGGACTCACCAACGACATGTTCTTCGCCATCGCGGGGCACCGCCTCACCGTGGTCGGGATCGACGCCCGCTACACCAAGCCGCTCACAGTCGACTACATCATGATCGCGCCTGGCCAGACCATGGACGTGCTCCTCGAGGCCAAACGCACCTTGGGATCCAACAGCCGGTATTACATGGCCGCGAGAACGTTTATCACGTTACCGCTCGACACTATCCCTTTCAACAATAGCACTGCCACGGCTATCGTGGAGTACACGGACAGCGTCACCGCGAGGCCGGTCGGGCCACCGGAATTCCCCGTCCAGCTGCCGGCCATCAAGGATGAGAACGCGGCGATGGCGTTCGTCACGCAGCTCAGATCATTAGGCAACCAGGAACACCCGGTGCACGTACCGACACATGTCGATGAGCACATGCTCATCGACATTGACATCAACGTTCTTCCCTGCGACCCCACCAACATGGCAGAGAAGTGCAAAGAAGGACCCCAAGGCAACCGGTTCGCGGCGAGCCTCAACAATGTTAGCTTCCAGAGCCCGGCTATCGACGTCCTCGACGCCTACTACTATAGCTCTGGCCACGGCGTGTACGAGGAGGACTTCCCCAACAAGCCGACAGCCTTCGTCGACCCGCCCGTCAACAACGGCAGTGGGCCCTTGATGACGAAGCGTGGCACCAAGGTGAAGGTGCTGGAGTACGGCACTGTGGTAGAGGTGGTGTTTCATGACTTGTCCAGCGAGAACCACCCTATGCATCTGCATGGCTTCGCCTTCTACGTCGTGGGACGAGGGAACGGCACCTTCGACGAGAGCAGGGACCCGGCGACCTACAACCTCGTTGACCCGCCGTTCCAGAACACGGTCTCTGTGCCCAGGTCCGGCTGGGCCGCAATCCGCTTCCGAGCAGACAATCCAG GTGTGTGGTTCATGCATTGCCATTTTGATCGCCACGTGGTGTGGGGGATGGACACTGTGTTCATCGTGAAGGACGGCAAGACACCGCAGGCTCAGATGCTGCCTCGTCCTCCAAACATGCCTCAGTGCTAA
- the LOC4330735 gene encoding transcription termination factor MTERF8, chloroplastic has product MGAAMLLAPMPLLLLASTPLAAVHLPTRCRLRLQLLSRAAPEAASATTTTTTAPDNHFSVEEYLISNCNLTQPQAHKASKSIAHLKSRSNPDAVLAFLADFGLSPKEVAAIVASNPRILCARIDRSLAPICSELRAVGLSPSQIARLAQITGRYFLCRSFVSKVRFWLPLFGSSERLLQASDWNYWLLTSDLEKVVEPNVSFLKECGLSARDISKLLVAAPRLVTMHPDYVKDAVRRAIQLGVAPGSQMFRHALSTAGCIGQDKIDAKVAVLKESLGWSQEEVNLAVSKAPRILVASEERLRRNAEFLIDEVGLQPQYVARRSVLLMYSLERRLVPRHLVVKLLKERGLIEQDRCFFNAVAPTEEKFLEKFVVPFEGCVPGLADAYESACAGKTPVQAE; this is encoded by the coding sequence ATGGGAGCGGCCATGCTCCTCGCTCCcatgcctctcctcctcctcgcctccactcccctcgccgccgtccacctccccacccgctgccgcctccgcctgcagctcctctcccgcgccgcgcccgaagccgcctccgccaccaccaccaccaccaccgcgcccgacaaCCACTTCTCTGTCGAGGAATACCTCATCTCCAACTGCAATCTCACCCAGCCACAGGCCCACAAGGCGTCCAAGAGCATCGCCCACCTCAAGTCCCGCTCCAACCccgacgccgtcctcgccttcctcgccgACTTCGGCCTCTCCCCCAAGGAGGTCGCGGCCATTGTTGCCTCCAACCCGCGCATCCTGTGCGCCCGCATCGACCGCTCCCTTGCACCCATCTGCTCGGAGctccgcgccgtcggcctctccccctcccagaTCGCCCGCCTCGCCCAGATCACCGGCCGCTACTTCCTCTGCCGCAGCTTCGTCTCCAAGGTGCGGTTCTGGCTCCCCCTCTTCGGCTCATCGGAGAGGCTTCTCCAGGCCAGCGACTGGAACTACTGGCTCCTCACCTCCGACCTCGAGAAGGTGGTCGAGCCCAACGTCTCCTTCCTCAAGGAATGCGGGCTAAGTGCTCGTGATATTTCCAAGCTGCTCGTGGCCGCGCCGCGGCTTGTCACCATGCACCCGGATTACGTCAAGGACGCCGTGCGGCGTGCCATCCAGCTCGGCGTGGCCCCGGGCTCCCAGATGTTCCGGCACGCGCTCTCCACCGCCGGCTGCATCGGCCAGGACAAGATCGACGCCAAGGTCGCCGTCCTGAAGGAGAGCCTCGGGTGGTCGCAGGAGGAGGTGAACCTGGCCGTGAGCAAGGCGCCGCGGATCCTGGTCGCGTCCGAGGAGAGGCTGCGCCGCAACGCGGAGTTCTTGATCGACGAGGTCGGGCTGCAGCCGCAGTACGTCGCGCGGCGGTCGGTGCTGCTCATGTACAGCCTCGAGAGGAGGCTGGTGCCCCGCCATCTCGTGGTGAAACTTCTCAAGGAGAGGGGTCTGATCGAGCAAGACCGGTGCTTCTTCAACGCGGTGGCGCCAACtgaagagaagttcttggagaAGTTTGTTGTCCCCTTTGAGGGGTGCGTCCCGGGTCTCGCCGACGCCTACGAGTCTGCCTGTGCCGGGAAGACGCCGGTGCAAGCTGAGTAG
- the LOC4330736 gene encoding transcription termination factor MTERF8, chloroplastic, whose product MQRLQKQLLPALRAAFPLPASHFSSRLLSASTATLSPTRFVDEDALVAACGLTGAEALKASKRLQKVPSNLDAALTFLAFLADFRLSKDDIAAASSRYPRFLHLKVDETLTSQVARLRDIGLSTPEIGRLITIAPCILSNPRTISRLEFYLSFLGSYPRVHSALRNNSSLLRRNNIESEVKPNIAFLEQCGLTTCDIAKILMSGSRILIMQPEHVKEIVACADKFGMPRESAGFRYALMAVTGISPVRVSAKLDFLRMVIGCSDAQLHIAVSRFPLILTYSEVKLSRSLEFLKAEVGLEPQYIVLRPALLGYSIQKRLMPRYHVMKVLNEKGLLKKDTDFYSMVKIVEESFFKKFLLPYHRSVPGLEKAYLAAREGKMFPEI is encoded by the coding sequence aTGCAGCGCCTCCAAAAGCAGCTCCTTCCCGCCCTGCGCGCCGCCTTCCCTCTCCCTGCCTCCCACTTCAGCAGCCGCCTtctctccgcctccaccgccaccttATCCCCCACCCGCTTCGTCGACGAGGACGCCCTCGTCGCCGCCTGCGGCCTCACCGGAGCCGAAGCCCTCAAGGCCTCGAAGCGTCTACAGAAGGTACCCTCAAATCTAGACGCCGCCCTCACCTTCCTCGCCTTTCTCGCCGACTTCCGCCTCTCCAAAGACGACATCGCCGCCGCAAGCTCACGGTACCCGCGGTTCCTCCATCTCAAGGTGGACGAAACCCTAACCTCCCAAGTAGCCCGGCTCCGGGATATCGGCCTATCCACTCCCGAGATTGGCCGCCTCATTACCATCGCCCCCTGCATCCTCTCCAATCCTCGCACGATCTCCCGCCTTGAATTCTACCTCTCCTTTTTGGGCTCCTACCCCAGGGTGCACTCCGCCCTTCGGAACAATTCCTCCCTTCTACGGCGAAACAACATCGAGAGTGAGGTCAAGCCCAACATTGCATTCCTGGAGCAGTGCGGCCTAACTACTTGTGATATTGCCAAGATCCTCATGTCTGGCTCTAGGATACTCATTATGCAGCCAGAGCATGTCAAGGAAATTGTGGCGTGTGCAGACAAGTTCGGTATGCCCCGTGAGTCAGCTGGTTTCAGGTATGCCCTGATGGCTGTTACCGGCATCAGCCCAGTGAGGGTCAGCGCAAAACTTGATTTCTTGAGGATGGTTATTGGATGCTCAGATGCCCAGCTACACATTGCGGTGTCTAGGTTTCCACTAATCCTGACATACTCAGAAGTTAAGCTGAGCCGCTCACTGGAATTCCTGAAAGCGGAGGTTGGGTTGGAGCCTCAGTACATTGTGCTCCGGCCAGCATTGCTCGGCTATAGCATTCAGAAACGGCTGATGCCGCGTTATCATGTCATGAAGGTTCTGAATGAAAAGGGCCTGCTGAAGAAAGACACTGATTTTTACTCTATGGTTAAAATAGTTGAAGAGAGCTTTTTTAAGAAGTTCCTTCTCCCATACCACAGGTCTGTTCCAGGACTTGAAAAAGCTTATCTGGCTGCCCGTGAAGGGAAAATGTTTCCTGAAATCTAA
- the LOC9270776 gene encoding ATP synthase delta chain, chloroplastic isoform X1 produces MATLRLTSVTLRPAASPSSAAAPRSANFARAAARGFPSLRLAPPRRRGDLARRRAAADAAAEGYATALSEVASENGTLEATVSDLEKLEKIFAEEAIAEFFDNPTVPRDEKAQLIDEIAKSSELQAHVVNFLNVVVDNGRAGLMTQIVREFENAFNSLTGTEVATVTSVVQLESQDLAQIAQQVQNLTGAKNVRVKTRIDPELIAGFTIQYGRDGSSLIDMSVRKQIEEITSEFEMPAVTLDV; encoded by the coding sequence ATGGCCACCCTCCGCCTCACCTCCGTCACcctccgccccgccgcctccccctcgtccgccgccgcgccgcggtcCGCCAACTTCGcccgcgccgcggcgcgcgggtTCCCCTCgctccgcctcgcgccgccgcgccgccgcggggacCTCGCCAGGCGcagggccgccgccgacgccgcggcggagggGTACGCGACGGCGCTGTCCGAGGTGGCCTCGGAGAACGGCACGCTCGAGGCGACCGTGTCGGACCTGGAGAAGCTGGAGAAGATCTTCGCGGAGGAGGCCATCGCCGAGTTCTTCGACAACCCGACGGTGCCGCGCGACGAGAAGGCCCAGCTCATCGACGAGATCGCCAAGTCGTCGGAGCTCCAGGCGCACGTCGTCAACTTCCTCAACGTCGTGGTGGACAACGGCCGCGCGGGCCTCATGACGCAGATCGTGCGGGAGTTCGAGAACGCCTTCAACTCGCTCACCGGCACCGAGGTGGCCACCGTCACCTCCGTCGTGCAGCTCGAGTCGCAGGACCTCGCGCAGATCGCGCAGCAGGTGCAGAATCTCACCGGCGCGAAGAACGTCCGGGTCAAGACCCGCATCGACCCGGAGCTCATCGCCGGCTTCACCATCCAGTACGGCCGCGACGGGTCCAGCCTCATCGACATGAGCGTCCGGAAGCAGATCGAGGAGATCACCTCCGAGTTCGAGATGCCCGCAGTAACCCTCGACGTCTGA
- the LOC4330740 gene encoding pentatricopeptide repeat-containing protein PPR5 homolog, chloroplastic, protein MLAYPTTSSPWPPRHHGAAAAPAARRHMAAAAARGKRRGAGAAAAEGADEAAEAADLVRFFLRRTSGGKERLVAVLDRHVKVVRTEHCFLLFEELGRRDGWLQCLEVFRWMQKQRWYVADNGIYSKLISVMGRKGQIRMAMWLFSQMRNSGCRPDTSVYNSLIGTHLHSRDKSKALAKALGYFEKMKTIDRCQPNIVTYNILLRAFAQAGDTKQLDILFKDLDESPVSPDIYTYNGVMDAYGKNGMITEMESVLVRMKSNQCRPDVITFNILIDSYGRKQAFDKMEQVFKSLLRSKEKPTHPTFNSMITNYGKARLREKAECVLDKMTEMGFKPNYVTQECLIMMYAYCDCVSRARQIFDELVSSQNNVHLSSVNAMLDAYCMNGLPMEADQLLDSVIKKGAVPSASTYKLLYKAYTKANDKKLIQKLLKRMNSQGIVPNKKFFLDALEAFGNTDKKPRTVPSKNSASKPDVESANNSGTDTSSKPNLSVWQVAA, encoded by the exons ATGCTCGCCTACCCTACCACATCGAGCCCGtggccgccgcgccaccacggcgccgccgctgcccccgccGCGCGGCGGCACATGGCGGCTGCGGCAGCCAGGGGAAAGAGGCGGGGCGCgggtgccgcggcggcggaaggggcggacgaggccgCCGAGGCGGCGGACCTGGTGCGGTTCTTCCTCCGGAGGACGAGCGGCGGCAAGGAGCGGCTCGTGGCCGTGCTTGACCGCCACGTGAAGGTGGTCCGCACCGAGCACTGCTTCCTCCTCTTCGAGGAGCTCGGCCGCCGCGACGGCTGGCTCCAGTGTCTCGAG GTTTTCAGATGGATGCAGAAACAAAGGTGGTATGTTGCTGATAACGGCATATATTCGAAGCTGATATCTGTGATGGGAAGGAAAGGCCAGATACGGATGGCAATGTGGCTGTTCTCTCAGATGCGGAACAGTGGGTGTAGGCCGGACACTTCAGTGTATAATTCTCTTATCGGCACACATTTGCATTCGCGAGACAAGAGCAAGGCTTTGGCGAAAGCTCTCGGCTATTTTGAAAAGATGAAGACTATTGATAGGTGCCAACCAAATATTGTGACATATAACATTCTCCTAAGAGCTTTTGCTCAGGCTGGTGACACAAAACAGCTAGACATCTTGTTTAAGGATCTGGATGAAAGCCCTGTCTCTCCTGATATCTATACCTACAATGGAGTCATGGACGCTTACGGGAAGAATGGCATGATCACAGAGATGGAATCTGTGCTAGTACGGATGAAAAGCAATCAATGTCGTCCAGATGTAATCACATTCAACATACTCATAGATTCTTACGGGCGAAAGCAGGCATTCGATAAGATGGAGCAGGTGTTCAAGAGCTTACTACGATCAAAGGAGAAGCCTACACACCCAACTTTCAATTCCATGATAACCAACTACGGGAAAGCGAGACTCAGGGAGAAAGCAGAGTGTGTGCTTGATAAGATGACTGAAATGGGATTCAAACCGAACTATGTGACACAAGAATGTCTAATCATGATGTATGCATATTGTGATTGTGTCTCAAGGGCCAGACAGATATTCGATGAGCTTGTGAGCTCACAAAATAATGTACACCTGTCATCAGTGAACGCAATGCTTGATGCGTACTGCATGAACGGCTTGCCCATGGAAGCAGATCAGCTGTTAGATTCTGTAATTAAGAAAGGTGCTGTGCCCAGTGCTTCCACATACAAATTGCTTTACAAGGCCTACACCAAAGCAAACGACAAGAAGCTTATTCAGAAGTTGCTCAAACGGATGAACTCACAGGGTATTGTTCCAAATAAAAAGTTCTTCTTGGATGCTTTGGAGGCATTTGGCAACACTGACAAGAAACCCCGGACGGTACCCAGCAAAAACTCTGCAAGCAAGCCAGATGTGGAGTCCGCAAACAATTCTGGAACTGACACTTCAAGCAAGCCAAATTTAAGCGTTTGGCAAGTTGCTGCGTGA
- the LOC4330741 gene encoding tRNA (carboxymethyluridine(34)-5-O)-methyltransferase, whose protein sequence is MLQIFSRIATRIPQRVICASNSYSSNYRSTSTSSPMNSNEMLGAQETVSTEGNNSCSSVQSTPDIEKKYVHRVYDAIAPHFSSTRFAKWPKVAGFLNSLRPGSVILDAGCGNGKYLGFNPDCLFIGCDISPPLIDICAGRGHEVLVADAVNLPYRDNFGDAAISIAVLHHLSTDARRRKAIEELIRVVRKGGLVLITVWAVEQEDKSLLNKWTPLCEKYNEEWVDPSSPPVRNQSNTVLESISETDEDTGAVKQRNDDLKISNDGLDDNADVTCSNSNIDEYHKTQQEYFVPWHLPFHRAEIGGASAAALENGFAKRDDKKGTVVYNRYYHVFVEGELQRLVAGINNAVVVDQFYDKSNWCIVLEKL, encoded by the exons ATGCTACAAATATTTTCGAGGATAGCAACACGAATCCCTCAACGAGTCATCTGTGCATCGAATTCATATAGTTCAAATTATCGAAGTACTAGCACAAGCAGTCCCATGAATTCAAATGAAATGCTGGGAGCTCAGGAAACGGTATCTACTGAGGGGAACAACAGCTGTTCTAGTGTTCAGTCCACTCCTGACATAGAGAAGAAGTATGTGCATCGTGTATATGATGCCATAGCCCCACATTTCAGCTCAACACGCTTTGCAAAATGGCCTAAGGTTGCAGGATTCTTGAATTCGTTGAGGCCAGGGTCAGTTATACTGGATGCTGGCTGTGGTAATGGCAAATATCTGGGCTTCAATCCTGACTGTTTATTCATAGGATGTGATATAAGCCCACCACTGATTGATATATGTGCTGGGAGAGGGCATGAAGTGTTGGTTGCTGATGCTGTCAACCTTCCATACAGGGATAATTTTGGTGATGCGGCAATTTCAATAGCAGTACTGCATCATTTAAGTACTGATGCCAGGCGGAGGAAGGCCATTGAAGAGTTGATCCGTGTTGTTCGGAAAGGTGGTCTGGTGCTCATCACTGTCTGGGCTGTGGAGCAGGAGGACAAGTCACTTCTCAACAAGTGGACTCCCCTCTGTGAGAAGTATAATGAAGAGTGGGTTGATCCGAGCAGCCCTCCAGTGCGTAATCAATCCAATACTGTGCTTGAAAGCATATCAGAGACTGATGAAGACACAGGTGCAGTGAAGCAAAGGAATGATGATCTGAAAATAAGTAATGATGGTTTGGATGATAACGCCGATGTAACTTGCAGCAATTCCAACATTGATGAGTATCACAAAACCCAGCAGGAGTACTTTGTTCCTTGGCATCTTCCATTTCACCGAGCTGAAATTGGTGGTGCATCTGCTGCTGCTCTTGAAAATGGATTTGCAAAAAGAGATGACAAGAAGGGTACTGTGGTCTACAACCGCTATTACCATGTTTTTGTTGAAGGAGAACTTCAAAG GTTAGTTGCTGGTATAAACAATGCAGTTGTTGTTGACCAATTCTATGACAAATCAAACTGGTGCATCGTTCTTGAGAAGCTTTGA
- the LOC4330742 gene encoding membrane-anchored ubiquitin-fold protein 3 isoform 2 (isoform 2 is encoded by transcript variant 2), producing MAGGKEPIEVKFRLFDGTDIGPSKYDPSTTVSALKEFILARWPQDKEITPKTVNDLKLINAGRILENNRTLAESRVPVGEVPGGVITMHVVVRPPQPDKNSEKQLANSPKQNRCGCTIL from the exons ATGGCCGGCGGGAAGGAGCCGATCGAGGTCAAGTTCCGGCTTTTTGATGGTACGGACATCGGCCCGAGCAAGTACGACCCCTCCACCACCGTCTCCGCGCTCAAGGAGTTCATCCTCGCTCGGTGGCCGCAAG ATAAGGAAATAACTCCAAAAACTGTCAATGACCTGAAGCTCATTAATGCCGGACGGATATTGGAGAATAACCGGACACTTGCTGAGTCCCGTGTTCCAGTAGGAGAGGTTCCAGGAGGTGTAATTACAATGCATGTGGTAGTACGCCCTCCACAACCCGACAAAAACAGTG AGAAGCAGCTTGCGAATTCCCCCAAGCAGAACAGATGTGGGTGTACCATACTGTGA
- the LOC4330742 gene encoding membrane-anchored ubiquitin-fold protein 3 isoform 1 (isoform 1 is encoded by transcript variant 1): MAGGKEPIEVKFRLFDGTDIGPSKYDPSTTVSALKEFILARWPQDKEITPKTVNDLKLINAGRILENNRTLAESRVPVGEVPGGVITMHVVVRPPQPDKNKKQLANSPKQNRCGCTIL, from the exons ATGGCCGGCGGGAAGGAGCCGATCGAGGTCAAGTTCCGGCTTTTTGATGGTACGGACATCGGCCCGAGCAAGTACGACCCCTCCACCACCGTCTCCGCGCTCAAGGAGTTCATCCTCGCTCGGTGGCCGCAAG ATAAGGAAATAACTCCAAAAACTGTCAATGACCTGAAGCTCATTAATGCCGGACGGATATTGGAGAATAACCGGACACTTGCTGAGTCCCGTGTTCCAGTAGGAGAGGTTCCAGGAGGTGTAATTACAATGCATGTGGTAGTACGCCCTCCACAACCCGACAAAAACA AGAAGCAGCTTGCGAATTCCCCCAAGCAGAACAGATGTGGGTGTACCATACTGTGA
- the LOC107276753 gene encoding uncharacterized protein — protein sequence MPAQRLPCRARDRDSLGLRSLLVADAAGYGRGRVVTRTIVAVHQETTTSCKGDQCNGCSDDDEEEDVHDGEDGCWVAYGRRGMMRRLPPPLPSLRGAMRRTCTKDGRLVVTEAPAGARRRHEYIRARRRGGRVTMQLVESKDFYPCPSPVEEDDDDDDIVNVTQAVSDTSTAAATVGECDPGHMQKAPATAPPPPSPPSIGCFEDVVKYHSIGSTSLHQIVRLRMVH from the coding sequence ATGCCCGCGCAGAGATTGCCTTGCCGTGCCCGTGACCGTGACAGCCTCGGCCTCCGATCCCTCCTCGTCGCCGATGCCGCGGGCtacggccgcggccgcgtcgtGACGCGGACGATCGTCGCGGTTCACcaggagacgacgacgagctgCAAGGGGGATCAGTGCAACGGCTGcagtgatgatgatgaggaggaggacgtcCACGACGGCGAGGACGGGTGCTGGGTGGCGTACGGGCGCCGGGGGATGAtgcgccggctgccgccgccgctcccgtcgctccGGGGCGCGATGAGGCGGACGTGCACCAAAGACGGGAGGCTCGTGGTCACCGAAGCGCCCGCCGGCGCCAGGCGGCGTCACGAGTAcatccgcgcgcgccgccggggcGGGCGCGTGACAATGCAGCTCGTCGAGAGCAAGGACTTCTACCCGTGTCCGTCGCCGGtggaagaggacgacgacgacgacgacattgTCAATGTCACGCAAGCGGTCAGCGACACGTCGACAGCGGCGGCAACCGTAGGAGAATGCGATCCTGGCCACATGCAgaaggcgccggcgacggcgccacctccgccatcgccgccatccATTGGATGCTTCGAGGACGTGGTCAAGTACCACTCGATCGGGAGCACCTCACTGCATCAGATCGTTAGGCTAAGAATGGTGCACTGA